One Owenweeksia hongkongensis DSM 17368 genomic region harbors:
- a CDS encoding IS3 family transposase (programmed frameshift) — protein sequence MSRNSGSSKRRSQRDYNMGFKLAVISQVEKGEMTYKQAQKAYGIQGRSTVLVWLRKHGSLDWSKPYLHSMSNPRRKETPAQTIKRLERELSDERLKNEILNITIDMADKEHGISIRKKVLPKQSGRIRQQKQVSLTHSCRLFGISRQAIYQARARALNRADELAQLKPMVLAIRMRMPRLGTRKLYYLLQSDLKKMGIKIGRDAFFDYLRSEHLLIRPKKTYTKTTNSKHWLHKHPNLLKEHKVTRPEEVLVSDITYVKTRERTHYLSLVTDACSRKIMGYHLSEDMAAEQVVKALKMAMKHRRSQAPMIHHSDRGLQYCAAVYQNELQKHQVTPSMTDGYDCYQNALAERVNGILKNEFLIETCNTASELQLLIKQSIETYNNLRPHLSLNYKTPNFIHEKTLEAIASRVH from the exons ATGTCAAGAAATTCAGGATCAAGTAAAAGGCGCAGTCAGCGTGATTACAACATGGGCTTTAAACTGGCGGTGATCAGCCAGGTAGAAAAAGGCGAAATGACGTATAAACAAGCTCAGAAAGCCTATGGTATCCAAGGTAGAAGTACGGTTTTGGTTTGGCTCAGAAAACATGGTAGCTTAGACTGGAGCAAACCTTACCTACACTCCATGAGCAATCCCAGACGAAAAGAAACCCCGGCCCAAACCATCAAACGCTTAGAGCGCGAGCTATCTGATGAACGTTTGAAGAATGAAATCCTTAACATAACGATTGATATGGCGGATAAAGAGCATGGAATTTCTATCCGAAAAAAGGTATTACCCAAACAATCTG GGCGCATCCGGCAACAAAAGCAAGTAAGCCTTACCCACAGTTGTCGTTTGTTTGGGATTAGCCGTCAGGCCATCTATCAGGCTCGTGCAAGAGCTTTAAATCGAGCTGATGAATTAGCACAACTCAAGCCTATGGTACTGGCCATTAGGATGCGTATGCCCCGGCTGGGCACACGAAAACTCTACTATTTGCTTCAGTCGGATCTGAAGAAAATGGGAATCAAAATAGGTAGGGATGCTTTCTTTGACTACTTGCGATCAGAACACCTGCTGATCCGGCCAAAGAAAACCTACACCAAAACCACCAATAGCAAACACTGGTTGCACAAGCATCCCAACCTACTTAAGGAGCATAAGGTAACCCGTCCGGAAGAGGTTCTTGTCAGTGATATTACCTACGTAAAAACCAGGGAACGCACCCATTACCTTTCTTTGGTAACCGATGCCTGTAGCCGAAAAATCATGGGGTACCACCTAAGCGAAGACATGGCCGCAGAGCAGGTGGTCAAAGCTTTGAAAATGGCTATGAAACATAGGCGTAGTCAAGCTCCGATGATCCATCACTCAGATCGAGGACTTCAATATTGCGCAGCCGTTTACCAAAATGAACTTCAAAAACATCAGGTCACCCCTTCCATGACGGATGGATATGACTGCTACCAGAATGCCTTGGCTGAAAGAGTTAATGGAATCCTCAAAAATGAGTTCCTGATAGAAACCTGCAACACAGCTAGCGAGCTACAGTTGCTGATAAAACAGTCCATTGAAACCTACAACAACTTGCGTCCACACCTAAGTCTCAACTATAAAACACCTAACTTTATACATGAAAAAACCCTAGAAGCTATAGCTTCTAGGGTTCATTAA
- the rplT gene encoding 50S ribosomal protein L20 encodes MPRSVNSVASRARRKKVMKQAKGYFGRRKNVWTVAKNAVEKGLQYSYRDRKNKKRNFRSLWIQRINAGAREEGMSYSAFMGKVKSSGIELNRKVLADLAMNHPEAFKAVVNKVK; translated from the coding sequence ATGCCAAGATCGGTAAACTCAGTAGCCTCAAGGGCTCGTAGAAAAAAAGTGATGAAACAGGCCAAAGGTTACTTTGGTCGTAGAAAAAACGTGTGGACAGTAGCCAAGAATGCCGTTGAAAAAGGGCTTCAATACAGCTACCGTGACCGTAAAAACAAAAAGAGAAATTTCCGCTCTCTTTGGATTCAGCGTATCAATGCTGGAGCTAGAGAAGAAGGAATGTCTTACTCTGCTTTTATGGGTAAAGTTAAATCCAGTGGAATTGAACTAAACAGAAAAGTTCTTGCAGACCTTGCAATGAACCACCCTGAAGCGTTCAAAGCTGTTGTGAATAAAGTAAAATAA
- the rpmI gene encoding 50S ribosomal protein L35, translating into MPKMKTKASAKKRFKLTGSGKIKRKHAFKSHILTKKTTKQKRNLTQSGLVAKVDEASIKKQLCI; encoded by the coding sequence ATGCCAAAAATGAAAACAAAAGCTAGTGCCAAGAAGCGTTTTAAGCTTACTGGTTCTGGAAAGATCAAGAGAAAGCACGCCTTTAAGAGTCACATTCTTACTAAGAAAACGACTAAGCAAAAGCGTAACCTTACCCAATCTGGATTAGTTGCCAAGGTGGATGAGGCTAGTATCAAAAAGCAACTTTGTATTTAA